A genomic region of Alistipes megaguti contains the following coding sequences:
- a CDS encoding heparin lyase I family protein: MKTHWIAGLLLAASPAAAQTPELESIPERVNVQADSARMEQVIDGQWVAVGIRKEGTLCRDFSRPYAGKPSFRFTLGVEDNTLKGYAPGETKGRSELSYCYATAADFAALPPEEYVDAQKMKTVYHHGKGICPQGSSWRYTFAVYIPSELDSQVSTIFAQWHGMPDRTLVTAPDGRVMKLPVREFVAMSDTTVIRKEKVYRAVASTDRRGRPVMRAGEPTGWKVEQGGYPPLAFGFSGGWFYVKANSDRRWFSDKDDRCNANPAKAEVMQPVCSEYKCSTIACKMPFAEFPKDCWVEFTVEIDWTRYGGEAETIVSPGRLDIEMRCDGRTRKLVDNREILIGRNDEAGYYFKYGIYRVAGSTVPVSYNLAGFTQQSLD, from the coding sequence ATGAAGACACACTGGATTGCAGGGCTGCTGCTGGCCGCTTCACCGGCGGCAGCCCAAACCCCGGAGTTGGAGTCCATCCCCGAACGGGTCAACGTTCAGGCCGATTCGGCCCGCATGGAGCAGGTGATCGACGGCCAGTGGGTCGCCGTCGGGATCCGCAAGGAGGGGACGCTGTGCCGCGACTTCTCGCGCCCCTACGCCGGGAAGCCCTCGTTCCGTTTCACGCTCGGCGTGGAAGACAACACCCTCAAGGGGTATGCCCCGGGCGAGACGAAGGGGCGCTCGGAACTCTCCTACTGCTACGCTACGGCGGCCGATTTTGCCGCCCTGCCCCCCGAGGAGTACGTCGATGCCCAGAAGATGAAGACCGTCTACCACCACGGCAAGGGAATCTGTCCGCAGGGCTCCTCGTGGCGCTACACCTTCGCCGTCTACATCCCTTCGGAACTCGACAGCCAGGTCTCGACGATCTTCGCCCAATGGCACGGGATGCCCGACCGTACGCTCGTCACGGCACCCGACGGCCGCGTCATGAAGCTCCCCGTGCGGGAGTTCGTCGCCATGAGCGACACGACGGTCATCAGGAAGGAGAAGGTCTATCGCGCCGTCGCCTCGACCGACCGCCGGGGACGCCCCGTCATGCGTGCCGGCGAGCCCACGGGCTGGAAGGTCGAACAGGGAGGCTATCCCCCGCTGGCCTTCGGATTCTCCGGCGGGTGGTTCTACGTCAAGGCCAACTCCGACCGCCGCTGGTTCTCGGACAAGGACGACCGCTGCAACGCCAACCCCGCCAAAGCCGAGGTCATGCAGCCCGTCTGCTCGGAGTACAAGTGCTCGACGATCGCCTGCAAGATGCCCTTCGCGGAGTTTCCGAAGGATTGCTGGGTGGAGTTCACCGTCGAGATCGACTGGACGCGCTACGGCGGTGAGGCGGAGACGATCGTCTCCCCGGGCCGGCTCGACATCGAGATGCGCTGCGACGGCCGCACGCGCAAACTGGTCGACAACCGCGAGATCCTCATCGGCCGCAACGACGAGGCCGGCTACTACTTCAAGTACGGCATCTACCGCGTGGCGGGCAGCACGGTTCCCGTGAGCTACAACCTCGCCGGATTCACCCAGCAGTCGCTCGACTGA